The bacterium DNA segment AGTGTGGCTTTTTCTTCTTCTTTTTCTTAATATTATATTTTTCTCTAATCTCATAGAGATCTTTAGCTTCTAATTCTGGGTTTTTTAAATATCCATCAACTAACTCATTCCTTATATCCCGCATCATCTTTACCGCATCAAATTTCTTTTTCATAGACTACCTCCCTGGGACTTCTTATCTCTAATAACGGATAGCCCTTTTTAAGATTTACCCCATTATAGAGATGAATTTTATTTAAATTCACAATATGCCTAAAATTCCAACTTACCAGAACA contains these protein-coding regions:
- a CDS encoding PIN domain protein, with the translated sequence VLVSWNFRHIVNLNKIHLYNGVNLKKGYPLLEIRSPREVVYEKEI